A genomic region of Bradyrhizobium sp. ORS 278 contains the following coding sequences:
- a CDS encoding formylglycine-generating enzyme family protein, whose protein sequence is MSESSALQWLRAPKLAEDTLPMDSRTVACRRCGRTVEVSLSPMRPPGFLRIEDQVECPEVQERWTGKDQGGLLLMMCGALEQSLDAEWEMAEVEAATAHEPPPIVAPTPPHAAPELIDALQDRWNDDHDDDRQVVSSTGRLAKLRAGSARLRKGAVRAVVAVSILGVVFLGGVLLPLREIRLLIQTPPGGLAASSSAPRDALSAPPTSPRRILSESAATPPGGQQVQSTFVPPRPAAGADMASVPAEPVAAPRPAPEPEPKLRVPELIAVAGGNFAMGGDDESEQPVHQVSIKPFSLGKHPVTVGEWKSCVAAASCPDIAIGPDDRPVVNVSYDDTQAYLAWLSRATGKTFRLPTEAEWEYAARAGQRTRYWWGDRMRQGMASCRGCNGDAELDLPPKIASTQVNPFGLHDMGGGVGQWVADSWHKNYKGAPADGSAWLEDGSYARVIRSGSWKNGPSDARAGSRDRYDGRIRHPTLGFRVASSS, encoded by the coding sequence ATGAGCGAGAGTTCAGCATTGCAATGGCTGCGGGCGCCGAAGCTCGCGGAGGATACGCTGCCGATGGACTCGCGCACGGTCGCCTGCCGGCGCTGCGGCCGCACCGTGGAGGTGTCGCTCAGCCCGATGCGCCCGCCCGGCTTCCTTCGCATCGAGGACCAGGTCGAATGCCCCGAGGTGCAGGAGCGCTGGACGGGCAAGGACCAGGGCGGTTTGCTGCTGATGATGTGCGGCGCGCTCGAGCAGTCGCTCGACGCCGAATGGGAGATGGCGGAGGTCGAGGCGGCGACCGCGCATGAGCCGCCGCCGATCGTTGCTCCGACCCCGCCGCACGCGGCGCCAGAGCTGATCGATGCCCTGCAGGACAGATGGAACGACGATCATGACGATGATCGGCAGGTCGTATCCTCGACCGGCCGGCTGGCCAAGCTGCGTGCAGGATCCGCGCGGTTGCGCAAGGGAGCGGTGCGCGCCGTCGTGGCGGTCTCGATCCTCGGCGTGGTCTTTCTCGGCGGGGTGCTGCTGCCGCTGCGCGAGATCAGGCTGCTGATCCAGACGCCGCCCGGCGGCCTGGCCGCGTCGTCGAGCGCACCGCGCGACGCGCTCTCCGCGCCGCCGACCTCGCCGCGCCGCATCCTTTCGGAAAGTGCAGCCACACCGCCTGGCGGCCAGCAAGTGCAAAGCACCTTCGTTCCGCCGCGTCCGGCGGCCGGCGCTGACATGGCGTCAGTGCCCGCTGAGCCCGTCGCGGCGCCGCGTCCCGCCCCGGAGCCGGAGCCGAAGCTGCGCGTGCCCGAACTGATCGCGGTCGCCGGCGGCAACTTCGCGATGGGCGGCGACGACGAGTCCGAGCAGCCGGTGCACCAGGTCAGCATCAAGCCGTTCTCGCTCGGCAAGCATCCGGTGACCGTCGGCGAGTGGAAGAGTTGCGTGGCCGCGGCCAGCTGTCCCGACATCGCCATCGGCCCCGACGATCGGCCGGTCGTGAATGTCAGCTATGACGATACGCAGGCCTATCTGGCCTGGCTCTCGCGGGCGACCGGCAAGACGTTCCGCCTGCCGACCGAGGCCGAGTGGGAATATGCAGCGCGCGCCGGTCAGCGCACCCGCTACTGGTGGGGCGATCGCATGCGCCAGGGCATGGCCAGCTGCAGGGGCTGCAACGGCGACGCGGAGTTGGATCTGCCGCCGAAGATTGCCAGCACGCAGGTCAATCCGTTCGGTCTTCATGACATGGGCGGCGGGGTCGGCCAGTGGGTCGCCGACTCCTGGCACAAGAACTACAAGGGCGCGCCTGCCGATGGATCGGCCTGGCTCGAGGACGGCAGCTACGCCCGCGTCATCCGCTCCGGATCCTGGAAGAATGGTCCGTCGGATGCGCGCGCCGGAAGCCGCGACCGCTACGATGGGCGCATCCGGCATCCGACCTTGGGCTTCCGCGTCGCATCGTCATCATAG
- a CDS encoding DUF4399 domain-containing protein, whose product MKRTTSRRLCLILTLSLALVPSLSWSKGTKAAKDARVYFISPADGETVSGPFICRFGLRNMGVTHAGDDFAGSGHHHLLIDVDETMQAGEPISRDKKHIHYAAGETEARVELPPGKHTLQLVLGDTKHLNFDPPLISEKIMITVTKPNGSDEARATRSTNERRKPLERAAAPEPLQLQPALTPEMTKSPESSDFISRVFTGSK is encoded by the coding sequence ATGAAGCGGACCACATCTCGACGTCTCTGCCTGATCCTGACCTTGTCGCTCGCGCTCGTGCCCTCGCTCTCCTGGTCCAAGGGCACCAAGGCTGCGAAGGATGCCCGCGTCTATTTCATCTCGCCGGCCGACGGCGAGACGGTGAGCGGGCCTTTCATCTGCCGGTTCGGCCTGCGCAACATGGGCGTCACTCATGCGGGCGACGATTTCGCCGGCAGCGGCCATCACCATCTGCTGATCGACGTCGACGAGACGATGCAGGCCGGCGAGCCGATCTCTCGCGACAAGAAGCACATCCATTACGCCGCGGGCGAGACCGAGGCGCGGGTCGAACTGCCGCCGGGCAAGCACACGCTGCAGCTCGTGCTGGGCGACACCAAGCACCTCAACTTCGATCCGCCGCTGATCTCCGAGAAGATCATGATCACGGTCACCAAGCCGAACGGATCGGATGAGGCGCGCGCAACGCGGAGCACCAACGAGCGGCGCAAGCCCCTCGAGCGCGCCGCGGCGCCAGAGCCGCTCCAGCTGCAGCCCGCGCTGACGCCGGAGATGACGAAATCTCCCGAAAGCTCCGATTTCATCAGCCGGGTCTTCACCGGCTCGAAGTAG
- a CDS encoding PepSY domain-containing protein, whose translation MIVKLIKITAVALGAGLASGSVAFADGYKDCTKLDKASWKPTADAEAKAKAAGYEVRQTKIEGTCYEVYGVKGGKLFELFYSPEDLALKHTKAK comes from the coding sequence TTGATAGTGAAGCTCATCAAGATCACGGCTGTCGCGCTTGGCGCGGGTCTCGCGTCCGGTTCGGTTGCATTCGCCGACGGCTACAAGGATTGCACCAAGCTCGACAAGGCATCGTGGAAGCCGACGGCGGACGCCGAAGCCAAGGCGAAGGCCGCGGGCTACGAGGTTCGCCAGACCAAGATCGAGGGCACCTGCTACGAGGTCTATGGCGTCAAGGGCGGCAAGCTGTTCGAGTTGTTCTACAGCCCCGAGGACCTTGCACTGAAGCATACCAAGGCGAAGTGA
- a CDS encoding cytochrome b/b6 domain-containing protein, whose translation MSETPPEARSGTVAIWDLPLRVWHWALVAFVLIACVTPNTFDPLHRLAGYAVIGLLAFRLIWGLIGSRHSLFARIGLKLRAAPRYILGLLRGETGRYLGLNPAGAAMLVVMLALLIVSTVTGVMQVSVRFFGVGWIEQAHALSSNAIIALIAVHLLGTVWMSILQRENLVRAMITGRKRVPGRAQRLPQPTTPASRPADAAKIKPQPAPVTADENVSVVPDFPPLRAAPPVAPKPAAPAPMPRALSSHDKRLGVGR comes from the coding sequence ATGTCCGAGACGCCGCCGGAGGCGCGTTCGGGCACGGTTGCGATCTGGGATCTCCCGCTGCGCGTCTGGCACTGGGCGCTCGTGGCCTTCGTGCTCATTGCCTGCGTCACGCCCAACACGTTCGACCCGTTGCATCGGCTGGCGGGCTATGCCGTCATCGGACTGCTTGCCTTCCGGCTGATCTGGGGACTCATCGGCAGCCGTCATTCCCTGTTCGCCCGCATCGGCCTCAAGCTGCGCGCGGCGCCTCGCTACATCCTCGGCCTGTTGCGCGGCGAGACCGGACGTTATCTCGGTCTCAATCCCGCGGGCGCGGCCATGCTGGTGGTGATGCTCGCGCTGCTGATCGTCTCGACCGTGACCGGCGTCATGCAGGTGTCGGTGCGGTTCTTCGGCGTCGGCTGGATCGAGCAGGCGCATGCGCTGTCCTCCAATGCGATCATCGCGCTGATCGCGGTCCATCTGCTCGGGACGGTGTGGATGAGCATATTGCAGCGGGAGAATCTCGTCCGTGCGATGATCACGGGGCGCAAGCGCGTCCCGGGGCGCGCACAACGTCTTCCGCAACCGACAACGCCGGCATCGCGGCCGGCTGACGCAGCGAAGATCAAGCCGCAGCCCGCGCCGGTGACGGCGGACGAGAACGTCTCGGTGGTCCCGGATTTTCCGCCGCTGCGCGCGGCTCCCCCCGTCGCTCCCAAGCCGGCAGCACCGGCGCCCATGCCGCGGGCGCTCAGCAGTCACGACAAACGCCTCGGCGTCGGCCGGTGA
- a CDS encoding cupredoxin domain-containing protein — protein MTPFGKVGFVGAAALVMAGWALPAGAAETTIEISVKDNKFQPAELKVPADTPIVFKIKNLDAAPIEFESDPLQFETIVKPNMEGVVKVKAQKPGRYEFFDDLHQNNKGTLVVE, from the coding sequence ATGACGCCATTCGGAAAAGTCGGGTTTGTCGGGGCAGCGGCACTGGTGATGGCCGGCTGGGCGCTGCCTGCGGGCGCAGCCGAGACCACCATCGAGATCTCGGTCAAGGACAACAAGTTTCAGCCGGCCGAGCTGAAGGTGCCGGCCGATACGCCCATCGTGTTCAAGATCAAGAATCTGGACGCCGCACCGATCGAATTCGAGAGCGATCCGCTGCAGTTCGAGACGATCGTCAAGCCGAACATGGAAGGTGTCGTGAAGGTCAAGGCGCAGAAGCCCGGCCGCTATGAGTTCTTCGACGATCTGCATCAGAACAACAAAGGCACGCTGGTGGTCGAGTGA